Below is a window of Candidatus Trichorickettsia mobilis DNA.
TTCTATTATAGTTGGTAGAGCCTTGGCACCATTTGATAATGCCATTGAATTATGGAAAAGCATTAGTGGTGCTATGAAATCATATAAAAACATCAATCAAGCACTAAATAGTTATACTTCAAGAGATGAGTCTATGCCTATACCGCATGTGGAAGGACATTTAACAGTAGAGAATGTATATTATGCATTACCTACACCTCAAGGTGCAATGCAACCCCCTACTCCACAACATATTCTAAAGGGAGTGTCTTTTAGTGTACAACCTGGAGAAATACTGGCGATTATTGGTCCTTCGGCTGCTGGTAAATCAACGTTAGCTAAAGTAATTGTTGGAGTTTGGAAGGCTGCTTCAGGAGCTGTAAGATTAGATGGTGGAGAAATTTTTCGTTGGAACCGAGAGGATTTTGGTAGACATGTTGGCTACCTGCCACAAGGAATCGAGCTATTTAGCGGTAGCATCAAACAAAATATTGCTAGAATGATTGAAGATGCAGACCCAGAAAAAGTTATTGCGGCAGCAAAAATTGCTGGAGCCCATGAGATGATTCTGCGATTTCCTGATGGTTATGATTCTGATATTGGTCAAGCCGGCTCAAACCTATCTGGAGGGCAGAAGCAACGTATAGGACTTGCCAGAGCATTTTATGATTCTCCAAAGCTGGTAATACTTGATGAACCAAATGCTAACCTCGATGAAGCTGGTGAGATTGCCTTATCTAATGCGCTAAAACAAGCAAAAGCAATGAACACTGCGGTGATTGTGATTTCTCATCGACCTTCAGTATTATCAGTGGTAGACAAAATTCTGGTCATACAAGACGGAGCGGTAGCAGCATATGGTTCTCAGGACGAGATCCAGAATCGAGTAAAAATGCTAAAAAGTGGTACTATCCATATTAATGATAAATAATATTTTTTAACGATAAATAATGTTTTGATTATGTCTGATTCAAAAGAACCAAAGCCAAAAATTACCATGGAACAATTACAGCAATTAATGGCGTTACAACAAGGTATGGCTGCTAAACCGAAGCTAACTCAAAGGCAGCAAGTTATACAAAAGAGCTTGACTACAATTGTGCAAAAAATGCAAAAATTAACAGTTTCTCTTGATAATTTCATTAATTTTATTACCAAAAAAGAAGGTAGTAATCGTAATGATGTATCGCAGGCAGCTAGATCACCGATTGTATTTGGTGTATATGTGATCATCATTTTCGTAGGCATTGGCGGAATATGGAGTAGTGTTGCACCACTTGATAGTGCAGCAGTTGCACAAGGTACTTTAATCTCAAATACCAATAAAAAAACTATTCAACATCAAGAAGGTGGGATTATCAAGAAGATCTTTGTTAATCAGGGAGATGTTGTGGCTGTTGGAGATAAATTGATAGAACTTGATGAAACTAGAGTTAAGTCACAACATGAAAATGTATTACATCAATATAGAACGGCATTAGCTACAGAAAGTCGTTTGATTGCAGAACGTGATAATCAAGAAACAGTAGTATTTCCTGAATTTCTTACCCAAGATATTGCTGTTCCTGAAGTAGCAAAAGCAATACATACTCAAGAAAATTTATTCAAAGCACAAAAAGAAATGTATCGAGCTGAGAAAGAATCCTTGCACCAAAAAATTGCTCAGTTAAATAAACAAATTGAAGGATATGAAGCTAAGAAAATTTCTCTTGCTAAAAATTTGGAAGTAATTACCGATCGCCTAAAGGCAACACGAACACTACATGAAAAGAATTTTGTCCAAAAAGCTACATTGTTAGAATTAGAAGCAAAAGAAGCTGGCGCTAAAAGTGAAATCGCTATGACCGATACTGAAATTGCTAAAACTTATCAAGAGATTACTAAAAGTGATATTGAAATTATCAATTTACAAAATAAATTTACCAATAAGACTCTGGCTGAATTAAAAGACGCCCAGATTCAAGCTGGAAGCTTGCGTGAACAGTTTTATGCTTTACACGATTCATTAGATCGTATAGTGATAAAATCTCCGGTTGATGGTGTAATAAATGTCTTAAACTATCATACTATTGGTGGAGTCATTAGCCCAGGTAGTCCAATTATGGAAATTTCTCCAACCAACGATTCACTACTTATCGAAGCAAAAGTTTCACATAAGAACATAGATTCTGTTTACCCAGGGTTGGTCGCAAAAATAAGATTTAGTGCTTTCAAATCTAGAACCACTCCATTATTTACTGGAAAAGTAGTGTCAATATCACCGGATATCGTACAAGATAAGAATCCTGGTGCTGCAATGGGTGATAGTTTTTATATCGCTAGAATTGAAATAGATATGGATGAATTTGAAAAAGTAGCAAAATCTAGAAATCTGGAATTGCACCCTGGAATGCAAGCTGAGGTGCAGATTGTAACCGGTACCAGAACATTGCTTCGTTATTTATTAGATCCAGTTACCGATGTTATGTTTAGAGCATTTCGCGAGAAATAAATAGTAATAATAGACCTCTCCAGCGACTTATATGAGGGAGGTCTAGAATTATCACTTCATTAATAAGTCACTAACAATAGCATCACTAGAAAAATGAGATTGTACTATTCTATCAATGTCTTCAGTTGATCTTATGCTATACCATCTACCTTCGGGATAAACCACCATACTCACTCCTCGTTCACATTCATTTAAACACCCGGCCTTATTAATACGAATATTTTTTATAGCTGATTTTTTAACTGCGGTTTTCATATATTCAATTAACTGCTCTGCTCCTTTTTGCTGGCAGCAACCTCGGTCAGCATTAGGATCGCGTTGATTATTACATATGAAAACATGAAAATCATAATGGGGAACTGTCATATTTTATACCTCAATTTGAGATTAAAAAGAGCGCGAAAGATAAATTTTAAAGTATCGAATGAAAAAGGATATTAACTGCACTATTTTATTTTGTCGATGGTTTTATAAAGATCAGTGATAAATGGATTAAAAATTCGTATTTTATAGCTTGCTATATACTGCGTATAAATGAAGAGTCAGAAAAATACAGTGCGTAGCTTCAAATAGCAGTAGTCATGCTGAACTCGTTTCAGCATGACAAATATTTTTCTAACTTTTCATTCACTCGTAGTATACCATCAATCTCCGTGCAAAAACTTCAGGTACTTTATATTTGAGTTACTTAATAATATTAAACTAATACAACTATAGACAATTTTTTATAAAAAAATATAATTTTAGGTTGCTTTGAATAAATTTTTGTAAGATACTAAAAGTTGTAGAAGATCTAGTTTATAGTTAATTATATAATGAGTAATATTTTTAGATAATGATTTTTGAAATAAGAATGAACATAGATAATAAGCTACCTCTATCTACGTCTTTGAAATTTAATGGAGAAAAATCATGAAATCTATAGATGAATATACGCCTAATACATATAAGGCTAATGCTCCAATACTACCTCATGCTAGTACTGTAGAGGAAAACGACTTAAATACAACGCATAAATCTGTACACAAGATACAGGATGTAGTTAGTACATCTGATACAGAAGGTGCTCCTAGCCCTCTCTATAAACCAAGCCGCGATCAAACTATTGCTAGAGAAATGGAAAAGAAATCAAGCTTGGATATTAATTATAATGAACAAAGAAGTAATGAAAGTTTAAACTCAGATTCGGTCTTGATTGAAGAAGATATATTTTGTATTTTACCTTCAGAAATAAAAAATGAAATAACTCAAAATCCAGAAAAATTCCTTTCTACAATTGAGAAATTTGGAGTTGTATACACTAAGTTTACTGAAGTAGAACGAAATCTTTCTTCACTTTCGATGGAATTAGCGAATGTTACTCCTAGAAAAGCTTTAGCAGCGAAGCTGAACGAATTATGGAGAGTTTCTAATACACTACATAGTCATACCTTATCTTTATATAATAACCTTAATAAAGATATTGTACCAATAAATTATAAACGGTTCTCTCTAGGTGATAAAGGAGAAATATTGTTAATATATTCTGAGCAAACTAATAGAATTGAAGCTAGCTATATTACACCATATGAAACAGAACCAATTATCATTAAGCAAGAAAATTTACCTCCAGAACTACAACAAATTGATAGTTTAAAGACGTTTCATGCATTTCTAAGAAATGCCTATGTAAATATAAGTGAATTGGATAATGGTGATTTCAAGCTTTACGTAAATCAACGTTGCTTAGGTGGGCAAGATAATAATGCGCTGAATAATGCAGTAGCTGCTGTAGAAGCAACTGGAGACCTTCTCATTAATATTTCTAAAAATCTCAGTCTTTTAAGAGATTTTCTAATTAGAGAGAATCATCAGCTTAATGTAGGTTCGGTCGATAATGTGATAAGGGGAGTAACTGGTATAGGAGTTGGTGGTGGTACTTCTGCTGTTATAGGCAAAGTATTAATCAAAGCAGGGCTTTCTGCCGTTAAATCAAATGTGGTAGGAATCGTGGCTGGAGCGATTGCAGGAGGTTTATTAGCATTTTTCTCCCAACGACCCCATTATGATTTAGCAATTGGCATAGTTAGAATCGGTCAAAAAGTGGCAGATATATTAGCAGACTTAGTGATAATGAGACAGCACATTGACGAACTACAACACGATAACGCTCCCTGTCAAATGCTTTAAATGGCATATACTATA
It encodes the following:
- a CDS encoding type I secretion system permease/ATPase, whose product is MQNNPIDVDVLDKNLNLFTRAIKKCKEVFWITFWFAFVINLLMLITPLYSLQVLDRVIGSGSLNTLLMLSVIIGSVYFVYGLLQIARSFTLIKVGEWLDNNLSPALFGHAVSASATRVPINASQLLRDFQTVKTFLTSTGINTLFDAPWSIIYIIVIFLIHPYLGILTIVGALLIVSTAFFNAVATNKTLGEATEFSIKSLTQAEIASRNAEAVEAMGMMKNVTKNWQKFNQASLAKQSMASYRNGVISNFSRFIRNIMQMLVTGIGAYVVVTTSGKDMTTGGMIMSSIIVGRALAPFDNAIELWKSISGAMKSYKNINQALNSYTSRDESMPIPHVEGHLTVENVYYALPTPQGAMQPPTPQHILKGVSFSVQPGEILAIIGPSAAGKSTLAKVIVGVWKAASGAVRLDGGEIFRWNREDFGRHVGYLPQGIELFSGSIKQNIARMIEDADPEKVIAAAKIAGAHEMILRFPDGYDSDIGQAGSNLSGGQKQRIGLARAFYDSPKLVILDEPNANLDEAGEIALSNALKQAKAMNTAVIVISHRPSVLSVVDKILVIQDGAVAAYGSQDEIQNRVKMLKSGTIHINDK
- a CDS encoding HlyD family type I secretion periplasmic adaptor subunit, translated to MSDSKEPKPKITMEQLQQLMALQQGMAAKPKLTQRQQVIQKSLTTIVQKMQKLTVSLDNFINFITKKEGSNRNDVSQAARSPIVFGVYVIIIFVGIGGIWSSVAPLDSAAVAQGTLISNTNKKTIQHQEGGIIKKIFVNQGDVVAVGDKLIELDETRVKSQHENVLHQYRTALATESRLIAERDNQETVVFPEFLTQDIAVPEVAKAIHTQENLFKAQKEMYRAEKESLHQKIAQLNKQIEGYEAKKISLAKNLEVITDRLKATRTLHEKNFVQKATLLELEAKEAGAKSEIAMTDTEIAKTYQEITKSDIEIINLQNKFTNKTLAELKDAQIQAGSLREQFYALHDSLDRIVIKSPVDGVINVLNYHTIGGVISPGSPIMEISPTNDSLLIEAKVSHKNIDSVYPGLVAKIRFSAFKSRTTPLFTGKVVSISPDIVQDKNPGAAMGDSFYIARIEIDMDEFEKVAKSRNLELHPGMQAEVQIVTGTRTLLRYLLDPVTDVMFRAFREK